The Delphinus delphis chromosome 13, mDelDel1.2, whole genome shotgun sequence DNA window GTTGCCTCTTAAACTACTAATGATTGTCAGTGACTCAGCTTCCTGGGACAGTGAGCTTTGGTACCCAGCCACTGTCCTTCAGTGCAAACAAAGCACAGGGAAGTTACCTCCAGGGATCCCAGCTCCGTGAAGGGCCAGGGAGGCTGGCGGTGGGTGTGAGTCCTGAAGCTTCCACCCCTCAgaaacccaggccctgacccatcctGGGGAGATGGTCCGGCCAAGCTGAGGGAGCAGGAGTCAGGGGCAAGGCTAGAACTGACAGGAGGCCCCGAGGCCGCATGGCTCCCAGCCAGACCCCTCAGGAGGATATCCTGACCTTGGTTTACAGCGCTCTGTTAGGAAAAGTAACCAATGAATAAAGAACTTTCAGCGCGCAGGGCGTAGAAGTCAGCGCCTTCCGCCTCGCTCCTCACAGTTACTCACACACGCAAACTTCCGCCGTGGGGTGCCTGCTTCTCCCCTTCAATAAGCGGGGCGCATGCGCAGAAGCCATCTGCTAGTCTCCTTCCGTGCGCTGAAGGCGTCCTGACGGCCTGCTCGCCCCCTGATTGGCCCAGCCGGTGGGCCGTCTTCCGCCATTTTTGCTAAGGGCACTAAGGGTGCACCTGACCATCTTAACGGTCAGGACGGAGACCCCGCCCAACTCGGGCTTCTCAGAGCGCGCCAAATAGTGCGGGTCTGGCAAGCGCGCGCAGCGCCTGCGGTGGACCTGGATTGGGAGGGTCACGGAGAAGCGACGATCACGTGACTTTAGGGACCGTCTCCTAATTCCGCGCAGGCACTGCCAGTGTTTCTGGGGTTGAGGATCACTGAGTCGCGATCCCAGCTTCCTGCGAGATCACAGTTGACCTGGCTGCCCTACATGATCCTACAATGATGAAGACTCCCAGGGCTGAAACCAGGAACCTCAACAGGGAGGCTGTGACCTTTATTTGATGATAATAAAGCTAATTCTTTAATGAGCGCCTCCTGGGTACCAGGCAACAGCCCTGTGTTTATCGCCTTATTGCAAGGATTCAAGGAATTAATACATTCAGAGCGCTTAGAAAGCCTGGTACAAGTGTACGCTCAGTAAATTTTGGCTACTCTTGTTTCTTACAGGCGTGGCTGACAGTTCATAGGCGGCACAACTagcatttgaacccaggactgCCTGTCTTTAAAGGCTGGGCCTTTGCTCGCTGGTACCCCCAAAGGATTCACAGAGCTTTAGTGAAGTGCACTTATTCCTCACATGGGTAAACTGAGGTGCAGCAGGGGAAGAGTTTACTCTTTAGTAATCAATAACCCCACGTCCTCTCATTCTGTTCTCATTTCCCTGAAGTCTTGTACCCCAACCCCGTTTCCCTGGCCTCATTCGTTCATTCGTGGTCCTGCCCCGAAGAGGCTCGGTCCAGTTAGACTCCAGTGCTTGATAGATGAGCATGGGGTAGGGACTCCTAAGAGTCCAGGCATCCACATCACCAGGGTTCTCACCATTCGCTCCCCCAGCCTCATTTACTCAGCTCACCTTAGGAGCATGGGAACTGGAGCTGCACTGCCTGGAGTCAAATGCCAGCCTCACTACTCAGCAGTTATATGTCCTGGGAAAGTGatctattaatatttttcctgTGTCTCTATTACTCATCggtaaaatgggggagggggggcggtgTCCCAGGCTGGTGGGAGGGTTTAAAGAAGTAATCCATCTAGAGTCTTTAGCCAATGGTCTGGCCGGTAGTAAACTCAATAAATGACGACTGTATAATTAATCTTCGAAACCGTCCCAGGACTGAACCAGTCCTGTTGCCcaattaacaaatgaataaagtgaggcacagagaagttacaggctcttgcccgaggtcacagagCCAAGAAGTGTAGCATCCCGTATTTGAACCTCCGTCTCTTTGGTTCCAACACTACAGCCAGAGCTGGAAGAGGATCGCGCCAACCGCTCGACTCTAGAGAAAACGTGAAGAAAATTAAGCTGTAAAACTCAAACCTGGGAGAGGGGCTCCGGTGCGCGGGGGGAATTTGCAGACGCTCCCTGCTGGCGGGGACTACATGACCTATGCTTCAGTTGGGGACCTTCGGCTCAGCTCGTCCCGCCGCTAAGAACGGGAGTGCTGGTGGAAGCCGAGGCGGTAGTACACGCTGCAGCGACTGAGGCCAAGGAGGAAGCACCATGTCCGAGCCGCCCCCGCGGGGGGCCGAGCGCGACCTTTTCCGGGACACGTGGGTGCGGTACCTGGGTGAGCGCGGGGCAGGGGGACAGCGACCCCTACACCACGTGTCTGGGGAAGCTGGGGTTGCCAGACGCCGGTCAGGGACCTGGAGAAGGTGGGAGGATCTTAGTTCTCATTCAGCCAGGGAAGAGACTGGGCTCAGAGAGGGTTctgaacttgctcaaggtcacacagctctggtattcccagccctgccctcggGGTTTCTGCTGGTCAGACTCCCAGGTGGAAGCCGCAGCTCAGGTAGGAGGATGGAACCAGGTGATCGGATCGCCTTCTGTGGCATGCCTGGCACAGGCCTGTGAAGTCAGGGCATCTGGACTCTCATCTTGGCTCCTCCCTggctctgagcctgtttcctcctcagCAAAAAGGGATGAACGCAGGGTCTCGCTCATTGGGTGGTAATATTAAGGGTAGAATGAGATAAAGTACATAAAGGCCTGGCATATGGTGAGCCCCTGGTCAGTGGGGCTGCCTTTAGTCTCTCTGCCTGTTCGGCCATCAGCTCAGATGCTTCTAGAACCCAGGCTGTGAAGGCAAGTGAGTGATGAGAACGGTGTCTGCGCTCAGCTCTTCCACGAGGGGAGAGTTGGGGTGGGCATCATGAGTGCCATTTTATAggctgggaaactgaggctcaaaggggTAAAATTACTTGTCTAAGGTCACCCAGCTACTGCTCAGCAGAATGACATAAGAACCAGCTCACTCAAGTGCTCCCTTGTGGAACAACCCAAAGGCTCAGGAATTAAATATCCCCTCCCCACCAGGCTACGCCAATGAGGTGGGGGAGGCCTTCCGCTCCCTGGTGCCTGTATCTGTCGTGTGGCTGAGCTACGGTGTGTCCAGCTCCTACGTGCTGGCTGATGCCATTGACAAGGGCAAGAAAGCGAGAGACGTGAGTGTTAACCTGCCCctcaaccccccacccccgtccactCCCCTTGTGGTCAGTCCACAGCCTTGCATGTGGTTAAGTCCCTCTGGGACAGTCCGGTCCCCACAACCTGGCCTGGTGGACTCCATACCCCGGTACCGTTTGTAGCATAGTGCACCGTGTCCCCAGCGCAGGTGACGTAATCTATATCCTAGTGCTGGATATGAGTGAGTCCACCCTCAGCCCTGAATTGGTGGAGTCCAGAACCCAACACTAGCGTGGCTCTGTCCCCAACCCCCTTCACTTCCCTCTCCCTGGTCCAGCCTCATGCCCCTTGTCCACAGGGTTTCCCGCCTCTGCCTCTGCTGGATTAAATGTCTCTTGTGCCTGCCAGGTGCCAAGGCCTGAGGCAGGCCGCAGTACCAGGGTGACCGTGGCCATGGTGGACACCTTCGTGTGGCAGGCTTTGGCCTCTGTGGCCATCCCAGGCTTCACTATCAACCGTGTGTGTGCTGCCTCTCTCTATATCCTGGGCACTGCTACCCGCTGGCCTCTGGCTGTCCGCAGGTGGACCACCACCGCACTGGGACTACTGGCCATCCCCATCATCATCCACCCCATCGACAGGTGGGtgctcctcccagccccagggatCATCCACCCTACAGGCGGGGATAACCTTTGAGAGGTATGGGGGTGTATCCACTTTTCACAGAACAGTTGTAGCGGAGGCAGGGCTGGCACTTGGGGCCTCTGAGGTAGAAAGGACAGTCTAGGCCCTTGTCATATGATCTGGCAGGTACTCTGGCCATAAAGGTAGGAGGTGCTATGAGAGTATGGGACGCAGGACAAGtaaattcccagaaaaaaaactcAGTGTTAGAAAACCACCAGAGGTAGGCAGGAACAGGTGCACCCTGGAAGGGTTGGGTTTTGAGAACTTTTGGTGACAGAAGCCCAACTGAAACTGGGTTAAGTAAAATAGGAATTGATTGTTTCACATAACCGAAAAGTCCAAAGCTATGCTACCTggaggcatggctggatccaagCACTCAACTGATGTTATTAGGGGTCTGGGTCTCTCTGCTGGCcttctccccgccccaccccgtgtTGGCTTCAGTCACTTTTCCTTCATGGGAACAGAGATGGCTCCCAGCAgctcccagctcccctccccccagcttagCAAGCCCCATAggaagcttcttttttttaattttttttttttttttttttttttttttttttgcggtacgcgggcctctcactgttgtggcctctcccat harbors:
- the MTFP1 gene encoding mitochondrial fission process protein 1 translates to MSEPPPRGAERDLFRDTWVRYLGYANEVGEAFRSLVPVSVVWLSYGVSSSYVLADAIDKGKKARDVPRPEAGRSTRVTVAMVDTFVWQALASVAIPGFTINRVCAASLYILGTATRWPLAVRRWTTTALGLLAIPIIIHPIDRSVDFLLDSSLRKLYPSVEKPSSS